The stretch of DNA ACAGACAGACGAACAACACACACGCGGTGACGAGGTCCCAGCGTCGCGTTTCGGGGTCCAGTTGGTGGTAGTTGTACGCCGCGAGACCCGGCAGGATGCTCCCGACGAACACCACCGTCTGGAACACGTTCTCGACCATTACGCCGAGAGTCAGCAGGATCGTTACGGGTACGAGGCTCCCGATGAGGATGGCCGCGAGGAGTTCGTCACGACCGTAAATGAGGGTCCGGTCTTTGAGCAGGCGGAGCCCAATGTAGGCGAGAGCGGCGCTCAATGCGTAGATCGGCAGCATCACGAAGTTCTTCAGTGTGTACACGGCGAGTACCGGGATCGCGATGGTCCCGCCGAGGCGGTAGCCGTACACCTGTGTCAACCCCGCGACCGCGAGCAGCCCGAACGCGGTGACCGTGACGGCGACGATCATCTCCAAGTCACCGTCCCGTCGACTGGCACTGCACGCACTGTCGTCCCCGACGGTCCACGCACGACATCGTACTCCCGGCCACCGCTCGTCTCGGGTGGCTCCCACTCGATCAGGCTCAGTCTGTCGAACGCCGCCCGGAGGACCTCGATACCGTCCGGCGGCGAGAGGAAGACAAAGACGTTGACGTGGGTCGCCCCCGGCGGCCGTTGCAGTTCGTAGCTGAACTCCGCCCACTCACGGTCCGTCGACGGGAGCGCCCTCTCTCGCCGCCGGAAGGAGCTGCCGGCAGTATCGTCGTACCACGAGACGAGCAAGACGAGCTCCCCGTCGGCGTTCGTTCGGTACGTCCCCGACAGGGTGAACTCGTCGTTGGTAACCGGAAGGCGGTTTCGCGGGGACAGGATCGCTCGGTTGTTGTTCGCCTGTACGCGAACCAGTTCGACACCGCCGGAACCGTCCGGCCCGATCGGCTGGTCGGAGGCGCGTGACTCCCGCCCGTAGCGCCACAGCGTCCCCTCATAGCGGTCCCCGTCGACGTCGAGATCGTCGAACTCGCCGGTAACGAACCGCTCACGCCCGAGTTGGGTCGTCCCGTCGGAACTGGCGATCCAGCCCCGAACGCGACGCTGAATCCCGCCCCGGAGTGTCAACGGCTGCTTCGACGGCGGCTCCGCCGTCGGTTGCCACCGTACGGTGCCGTCGGTGAGCCTGAACGAGTCGTCAGAGTAGCCGGCGAGTTCCCACAGTAGCCGGTCCCGGAGGGACCCAGTCACCCCCCGCGGAACGTACCCCTCCAACAGGATCGGTTCGATCCGGGCGTTCCGTACACCGTCGGCGGTGACGTCCACCCGAAGCAGCAACGATCGGTACGTCGTCCACAGGTTTTGATCGAAGAAGAGGTTCCCCAGCGACCATGCGACCAGGGCCCCTCCCCGCGTCTCGAAACCGCCGGACACGTGCGGGTGATGGTTGACGACGAGGTCCGAGCCCGCATCGATCGCGGCGTCGGTGAGCGCACGGATCTCGGCTGTCGGCGTTCGTTGGTACTCCTCGCCGCCGTGGATCTGTGTCACGACGACGTCCGCTCGCTCGGTCGCCACGCGGACGCTGTCGCGGACGGACTCGTCTGTCCCACGGAGGACCCCCGCATCGTCGGGGACAGTGAGCGTCTCGCCCTCCTGTTGGACTGTGTAGGTTTCCTCGGACTGTTCGGCTGCCCAGTCACGCTCGTACTGCTGGCCTGCGGTCGTGGTCGCGGAGACGAACCCGATCGTCAGGTTGCCACGATCGAGAAACGCCGGCTCGGCCGCCGCTGCCGGGTCGAACCCGGCCCCGGAGTGTGCGATCCCCGCGGTGTCGAGTGCGTCGATCGTCTCCTCGAGTCCCGGAGTGAGGGCATCGAACGCGTGTGTGTTCGCCAGCGCGGCGTAGTCGACGCCGGCATCCGCCATCGACGCGGCGGCGACCGGGTGACTCGTGAAAACGTACGCCTTCGAGGGGTGTCGCCACGGAGCCGTCGTCAGTGGCGTCTCCAGGTTGACCGACGTGACGTCGGCGCCCCGGAAAATCGGCTCGACGGACCCGAGCAGCCGGCCGTGTGAGTCCCGACGGTCACTCCCGTGGAGTTGGTAGTGTGACTGAAGGGGGTCAGTGTTCTGCCTGTAGTACCGGCGCCCGAACATCACATCCCCACCGAAGACCATACTCACGCTGCCGTCTTTCCGCCGTAGACGGACGTCGACCGTCGAGCCGGGCGCCACGGCTCGAGTCACCGATGAGTACCCCTCGCGGGTGAACTCCATCCAAGCCGGCCCCCCATCGAGCCGTATCTCGTAACTTCCGTCCTCAGCAGTCACGGTTCGCCCGACCGGCTCCCCGTCCCGATACGCGACGACGGCGACGTTTGAAACACCGTCGTCGTCGTACACCGTCCCGGTAGCGGTCGTTGACCCGTCCCCACCAGAAACGGCCGTTCGGAGCCGGCCGGAACAGCCCGCGAGCCCGAACAGAGTACAGCCTGCCACCCCCAACAGTTCTCTTCGTCGCAATCTACCGGCTATCGCAGGTAAAGCAAAATATGTGTTGTGCATGCAGCCTTACTGTTCGCTCCGAAACGAATTCCGCAGGGCTCGAACTACAGAGGGCGGGCAGAAACATCTGTATATGTGTTACTTTCGGGGGTCGGTCGGTGGAGAACCGACCTAGTCGGGTGGACGTCCCATCGGCTACCGAAACGGGTCCCGCCGGGGCACACTTGAAGCCGTATCGGCCGTGCCGTGCGGCCGGACGGCGAGGAGGCGGCGAAAGGAGCGACGGCAGGAAACGGTGGCGAGTACGGGACGCCGCGGGAAAGAGTAAGAACTCCAAACCCCTTGCGCGCCGGTAGAATTCGAGTGGACTCGCGGGGATTTGAACCCCGGGCCTTCCCCGTGCCAGGGGGATGATCTACCACTGATCTACGAGCCCTCGTCGCACTCAATCGTACCGCGGTCGAATTATTAAGGGCTTCGATGCCCGGACGGCGTGGGGGAGGTCCACACCGGCATCGTCGACGCGGATGGAAAGCCATTAAGCCCCTCGACGGCCACCCTCCGTTGGGAACAGCACGGCCGCAAATCTGACTCGCTCGGACCGACCGAGCTTGGGATTGCGGAAGTGTACCGACGTGTAGTCGGTCTTTTCGCGGTCAGTGCCGTTCCAACTCAGACAATGGCACGAATGCATACACGCCGCCGCGGGTCGTCCGGTTCGGACGCCCCTGCGGCAGACGAGCCGCCGGAGTGGAGCGACGTCGACGCCGAGGAGATCGAATCCCGCGTCGTCGAACTCGCAGAGCAGGGCCACGACCCCAGTCAGATCGGCCTGAAACTGCGCGACGAGGGCGTGAAGGGCACGCCCATCCCGGACGTCAAGCTGGCGACCGGGAAGAAAGTCACCGAGATCCTCGAGGAGAACGACGCCGACGCCGACCTCCCCGAGGATCTGCGGAACCTGATGGAGCGCGCAGTCCGCCTGCGCAAGCACATGGACCGGAACCCGCAGGACGCCCAGAACAAGCGCGCCCTGCAGAACACCGAGTCCAAGATCCGTCGCCTGGTCAACTACTACCAGGGCGACGAGCTCGACGCCGACTTCGAGTACGACTACGAGACCGCCGAAGAGATCCTCGAAGGCTAAATGTCGAAAGCGCGCCCAGTCGAGGAGCCACTCGCCGAAACCCTGTCGGCGGCCCCGTTCGTCCGGGTCGCCGCCGCCAGCGACGGCGACAGCCTCGCGGCTGCCGGCCTCCTCGCCCGGGCGTGTGCCGGGACCGACACCCCGTTCCAGCTCCGCCTCGATGACGCCCCGAACACCGAGGACGCCGTCACCGTCACGATCGGGCCGACCGCCGTCGACGGCGACGCGACGCTCGACCGGCCGGCGAGCCCGACCGCGTTCGAACTGGCTCGCCGTCTCGGCACCGGTCCGGACCCGATCCTCGCCCTCGCCGGCACGATCGCCGCGGGCGAGACCGTCGAGTCGGCCGACGCGGCGCTCGACGCCGCACGCGACTCGGCGCTGATCGACCGACAGCCCGGACTGGCGCTCCCCACCGAGGACGTGCCGACCGGGCTCGCCGCGTCGACGCTGCTGCACGGCCCGTTCTCGGGCGACGAGGACGCGGCGGCCGCGCTGGTCGCCGAACTCGACGCCGGGGGCGAGGCACACGCGGCCGGCGACGACGACGGCAGCGGCGGGGCGTTCGACCGTCGACTCGCCTCGCTGGTCGCCGTCGACACGGTGGCCGCCGAGGGAGCCGCCGAACGCGCTGCGACGCAGGTCGAGCGCGCGCTCCGCCCGTACGTCACGCCTGACGCGCCGTTCCGCACGCTCGGCGGCTGCGCCGACGTGCTGGACGCCGTCGCGCGGACCGCCCCGGCCGCCGGCATCCCGCTGGCGCTGGGCGAGGGGTCCGACGACACGACCGACGCCGCGCTCGCGGCGTGGCGGAAGTACGGCGCGGCGGTCCACGGCGGGCTGCGGTCGGCGACGACTCGCCGGCACCACGGCGTCTGGCTCCTCGATATCGAGGATGCCGACCCCGCGGTCCTGCCGGCGGTCGCCCGCCTCGCGCTGGCGTTCCGCTCGCCGGAGCCGGTCGCGCTCGCCGTCACCGACGGCGCCGCGGCCGCCGCCGGCGAGTCGGGGATCGAGAGCGCCGTCACGACCGCCACGAGCGCAGTCGACGGCACTGGTCACGGCACGGAGACGACTGGCTGGGCGCGTTTCGACAGCGACACCGAACAGTTCACGGACGCGTTCCGGGAGGCGCTATGAGCGGGGATCGCCACGAGGCGACGATCGCCACCACCCACGACGACGCGGGAACGGTGGCGGCCGCGCTCGCTCCCGACAACACCGATGCGATGACGACGACCGTCGACGGCGACACGGTCCGGACCGCCATCGTCCGCGAGGACGCCGGCGGGCTGGCCGCCTCCGTCGACGACTACGTCGTCAACCTCAC from Halolamina sediminis encodes:
- a CDS encoding CapA family protein, which encodes MHNTYFALPAIAGRLRRRELLGVAGCTLFGLAGCSGRLRTAVSGGDGSTTATGTVYDDDGVSNVAVVAYRDGEPVGRTVTAEDGSYEIRLDGGPAWMEFTREGYSSVTRAVAPGSTVDVRLRRKDGSVSMVFGGDVMFGRRYYRQNTDPLQSHYQLHGSDRRDSHGRLLGSVEPIFRGADVTSVNLETPLTTAPWRHPSKAYVFTSHPVAAASMADAGVDYAALANTHAFDALTPGLEETIDALDTAGIAHSGAGFDPAAAAEPAFLDRGNLTIGFVSATTTAGQQYERDWAAEQSEETYTVQQEGETLTVPDDAGVLRGTDESVRDSVRVATERADVVVTQIHGGEEYQRTPTAEIRALTDAAIDAGSDLVVNHHPHVSGGFETRGGALVAWSLGNLFFDQNLWTTYRSLLLRVDVTADGVRNARIEPILLEGYVPRGVTGSLRDRLLWELAGYSDDSFRLTDGTVRWQPTAEPPSKQPLTLRGGIQRRVRGWIASSDGTTQLGRERFVTGEFDDLDVDGDRYEGTLWRYGRESRASDQPIGPDGSGGVELVRVQANNNRAILSPRNRLPVTNDEFTLSGTYRTNADGELVLLVSWYDDTAGSSFRRRERALPSTDREWAEFSYELQRPPGATHVNVFVFLSPPDGIEVLRAAFDRLSLIEWEPPETSGGREYDVVRGPSGTTVRAVPVDGTVTWR
- a CDS encoding KEOPS complex subunit Pcc1 — its product is MSGDRHEATIATTHDDAGTVAAALAPDNTDAMTTTVDGDTVRTAIVREDAGGLAASVDDYVVNLTVADAVCETARDTTQP
- a CDS encoding 30S ribosomal protein S15, translated to MARMHTRRRGSSGSDAPAADEPPEWSDVDAEEIESRVVELAEQGHDPSQIGLKLRDEGVKGTPIPDVKLATGKKVTEILEENDADADLPEDLRNLMERAVRLRKHMDRNPQDAQNKRALQNTESKIRRLVNYYQGDELDADFEYDYETAEEILEG